One Bacteroidota bacterium DNA window includes the following coding sequences:
- a CDS encoding RagB/SusD family nutrient uptake outer membrane protein: MRTKLYKITAFSSVLMVLLLGSCKDFLTEDPLTQITSENYFRTVNDVQSAMAGLYSSFRQEMTGGGTSSTAGKYFYWGEVRSDNFDKSQYGGTMQNEITLNQITSGNSMSDWTGLYRTISRANVNLEYIPKVAKYDNKATPDTINKYMSQCYAMRAMCYFYIVRLWGDAPIWTAPYEDLSKDPKKAKSPKDTIINSIILPDLLKAYDLMKKGQTANVWYINEGAICATLADVYMWKGDYNNAMTWFGNLFNAKSPLGTTYGVPSGSDSSHIEKAATWKNVFLSPSTSPEGIWSIYFDLPTSTNSPNLPVSTGYSNSGLKPDSAVFDGTAAHGWTGSVDSRARQTIDILQAGWGNLLKYYPKGTLTSKSTTLALPAYLVMYRLSDMYLLYAEALNQTGNSTAAVNIVNLMRSRANVKKCTDPSTWNVPNIVNAVEDTILNERHWELFGEGKRWFDLIRTYHAHSVMSPIIKQRLRRYYGSTYDPSAAVDDFSTEDKSGRTIDPKELWPLNRTILNDNVNLTQNNPYN; this comes from the coding sequence ATGAGAACTAAACTATATAAAATAACAGCTTTTTCAAGCGTACTGATGGTACTGCTTTTGGGAAGTTGTAAGGACTTTTTAACAGAGGATCCGCTTACCCAGATAACCTCTGAAAATTATTTCAGGACTGTAAACGATGTCCAATCTGCAATGGCTGGACTTTACTCTTCATTCAGGCAGGAAATGACCGGAGGGGGAACTTCTTCTACAGCAGGTAAATATTTTTACTGGGGTGAAGTAAGATCCGACAATTTTGACAAATCACAATACGGAGGAACCATGCAGAATGAAATCACCCTGAATCAGATAACTTCAGGAAATTCCATGTCTGACTGGACCGGTTTATACCGGACTATTTCCCGTGCAAATGTCAATCTGGAATATATACCGAAAGTTGCAAAATATGACAACAAGGCAACGCCGGATACCATCAATAAATATATGTCCCAGTGTTATGCGATGAGGGCCATGTGCTATTTCTACATAGTAAGGTTATGGGGTGATGCGCCAATTTGGACTGCACCCTACGAAGATCTGTCGAAGGATCCGAAAAAGGCAAAGTCTCCGAAAGATACGATCATCAATTCAATTATTTTACCTGACCTGCTGAAGGCTTATGACCTGATGAAAAAAGGGCAGACTGCAAATGTATGGTATATCAATGAAGGGGCAATTTGTGCCACATTGGCTGATGTATATATGTGGAAGGGTGATTATAACAATGCAATGACCTGGTTCGGGAATTTATTTAATGCAAAATCTCCCTTGGGAACTACTTATGGAGTCCCTTCCGGCAGCGATTCTTCACATATTGAAAAGGCCGCAACCTGGAAAAATGTATTTTTATCACCCTCTACTTCACCTGAAGGTATTTGGAGTATTTATTTCGACTTGCCGACTTCTACCAACAGCCCGAATCTGCCGGTTTCGACAGGTTATAGCAACAGCGGTTTAAAACCTGATTCTGCCGTTTTCGATGGAACTGCTGCTCATGGATGGACTGGCTCTGTTGATAGCCGTGCCAGGCAAACTATTGATATCCTTCAGGCAGGTTGGGGTAATCTGTTGAAATATTATCCCAAGGGTACTTTAACGTCAAAATCAACTACATTGGCACTTCCGGCCTACCTGGTCATGTACCGTTTGAGTGATATGTATCTGCTATATGCTGAGGCTTTGAATCAGACCGGAAATTCGACTGCTGCTGTAAATATCGTGAATCTGATGCGTTCCAGGGCCAATGTTAAAAAATGTACCGATCCTTCGACCTGGAATGTGCCCAATATAGTCAATGCGGTGGAAGATACCATTTTGAATGAACGTCATTGGGAATTGTTTGGGGAAGGAAAACGTTGGTTTGATCTGATTCGTACTTATCATGCGCATTCTGTTATGTCTCCCATTATCAAACAGCGATTAAGAAGATATTATGGTTCTACTTATGATCCTTCAGCTGCGGTTGACGATTTCAGTACTGAAGATAAGTCCGGTAGAACAATAGATCCAAAGGAATTATGGCCTTTGAACCGTACTATTCTTAATGATAATGTGAATTTAACACAGAACAATCCTTATAATTAA